From a region of the Ovis aries strain OAR_USU_Benz2616 breed Rambouillet chromosome 2, ARS-UI_Ramb_v3.0, whole genome shotgun sequence genome:
- the FDFT1 gene encoding squalene synthase isoform X1, whose product MAAVACSTKAMSLFKRTLVLSPGAAPRGAGTPSRGCPLPPAAWPSKDRPRGEGVCGRLRSSAVAGRSPQPHSSTSASPTAVCLLSPQDSLSSSLKTCYKYLNQTSRSFAAVIQALDGEMRHAVCIFYLVLRALDTLEDDMTISIERKVPLLHNFHSYLYEPDWRFTESKEKDRQVLEDFPTISLEFRNLAEKYQTVIVDVCQKMGFGMAEFLDKRVTSEREWDKYCHYVAGLVGIGLSRLFSASELEDPLIGEDTERANSMGLFLQKTNIIRDYLEDQREGREFWPQETWSKYVKKLGDFAKPENIDFAVQCLNELITNALHHIPDVITYLSRLRNQSIFNFCAIPQVMAIATLAACYNNQQVFKGVVKIRKGQAVTLMMDATNMPAVKAIIHQYMEEIYHRIPTSDPCSTKTRQIISTIRTQNLPNCQLVSRSHYSPIYLSFVMLLAALSWQYLSTLSQVTEDYVQTGEH is encoded by the exons ATGGCCGCAGTCGCCTGCAGCACCAAGGCCATGTCTCTCTTCAAGAGGACTTTGGTGCTGAGTCCCGGCGCGGCACCCAGGGGCGCGGGCACCCCCTCGCGCGGCTGCCCCTTGCCTCCCGCCGCCTGGCCGTCCAAGGACCGGCCGCGGGGAGAGGGCGTGTGCGGCCGGCTGCGGAGCTCCGCGGTAGCCGGCCGCTCGCCCCAGCCCCACTCCAGCACCTCCGCGTCTCCCACCGCCGTGTGTCTCCTCTCGCCGCAGGACTCGCTCAGCAGCAGCTTGAAAACTTGCTACAAGTACCTGAATCAGACCAGTCGCAGTTTCGCAGCTGTTATCCAGGCGCTGGATGGAGAAATGCG CCACGCAGTATGCATATTTTATCTGGTTCTCCGAGCTTTGGACACGCTGGAAGATGACATGACCATCAGCATAGAGAGAAAAGTGCCGCTGCTACACAACTTCCACTCATACCTCTATGAGCCTGACTGGCGGTTCACGGAGAGCAAGGAGAAGGACCGGCAAGTCCTGGAGGACTTCCCAACG ATCTCCCTGGAGTTTCGAAATCTGGCTGAGAAATATCAAACAGTGATTGTCGACGTTTGCCAGAAGATGGGCTTTGGGATGGCAGAGTTTCTGGATAAGCGCGTGACGTCTGAACGGGAGTGGGACAAG TACTGTCACTATGTTGCTGGGCTAGTGGGAATTGGCCTCTCCCGTCTCTTCTCGGCCTCAGAGTTAGAAGACCCCTTAATTGGTGAAGACACAGAGCGAGCCAACTCTATGGGCCTTTTCctgcagaaaacaaacatcatccGGGATTATCTGGAAGACCAGCGAGAAGGAAGAGAGTTTTGGCCTCAGGAG ACTTGGAGCAAGTATGTGAAGAAGCTGGGTGACTTTGCTAAGCCAGAGAACATCGACTTCGCTGTGCAGTGTCTGAACGAACTCATCACCAATGCACTGCATCACATCCCCGACGTCATCACCTACCTGTCACGACTTAGAAACCAGAgtatatttaacttctgtgctaTTCCACAG GTCATGGCCATTGCTACTTTGGCTGCCTGTTACAATAATCAGCAGGTGTTCAAGGGGGTGGTGAAGATTCGGAAAGGGCAAGCGGTCACCCTGATGATGGATGCCACCAACATGCCAGCTGTAAAAGCCATAATACACCAGTACATGGAAGAG ATTTATCACAGAATTCCCACCTCTGACCCCTGTTCCACTAAAACACGGCAGATCATCTCCACCATCAGGACACAGAATCTCCCCAACTGTCAGCTGGTCTCACGGAGCCACTACTCGCCCATCTACCTGTCATTTGTCATGCTCCTGGCGGCCCTGAGCTGGCAGTACCTGAGCACCCTGTCCCAGGTCACAGAGGACTACGTTCAGACGGGGGAGCACTGA
- the FDFT1 gene encoding squalene synthase isoform X3, protein MEFVKCLGHPEEFYNLLRFQMGGRRKVIPKMDQDSLSSSLKTCYKYLNQTSRSFAAVIQALDGEMRHAVCIFYLVLRALDTLEDDMTISIERKVPLLHNFHSYLYEPDWRFTESKEKDRQVLEDFPTISLEFRNLAEKYQTVIVDVCQKMGFGMAEFLDKRVTSEREWDKYCHYVAGLVGIGLSRLFSASELEDPLIGEDTERANSMGLFLQKTNIIRDYLEDQREGREFWPQETWSKYVKKLGDFAKPENIDFAVQCLNELITNALHHIPDVITYLSRLRNQSIFNFCAIPQIYHRIPTSDPCSTKTRQIISTIRTQNLPNCQLVSRSHYSPIYLSFVMLLAALSWQYLSTLSQVTEDYVQTGEH, encoded by the exons GACTCGCTCAGCAGCAGCTTGAAAACTTGCTACAAGTACCTGAATCAGACCAGTCGCAGTTTCGCAGCTGTTATCCAGGCGCTGGATGGAGAAATGCG CCACGCAGTATGCATATTTTATCTGGTTCTCCGAGCTTTGGACACGCTGGAAGATGACATGACCATCAGCATAGAGAGAAAAGTGCCGCTGCTACACAACTTCCACTCATACCTCTATGAGCCTGACTGGCGGTTCACGGAGAGCAAGGAGAAGGACCGGCAAGTCCTGGAGGACTTCCCAACG ATCTCCCTGGAGTTTCGAAATCTGGCTGAGAAATATCAAACAGTGATTGTCGACGTTTGCCAGAAGATGGGCTTTGGGATGGCAGAGTTTCTGGATAAGCGCGTGACGTCTGAACGGGAGTGGGACAAG TACTGTCACTATGTTGCTGGGCTAGTGGGAATTGGCCTCTCCCGTCTCTTCTCGGCCTCAGAGTTAGAAGACCCCTTAATTGGTGAAGACACAGAGCGAGCCAACTCTATGGGCCTTTTCctgcagaaaacaaacatcatccGGGATTATCTGGAAGACCAGCGAGAAGGAAGAGAGTTTTGGCCTCAGGAG ACTTGGAGCAAGTATGTGAAGAAGCTGGGTGACTTTGCTAAGCCAGAGAACATCGACTTCGCTGTGCAGTGTCTGAACGAACTCATCACCAATGCACTGCATCACATCCCCGACGTCATCACCTACCTGTCACGACTTAGAAACCAGAgtatatttaacttctgtgctaTTCCACAG ATTTATCACAGAATTCCCACCTCTGACCCCTGTTCCACTAAAACACGGCAGATCATCTCCACCATCAGGACACAGAATCTCCCCAACTGTCAGCTGGTCTCACGGAGCCACTACTCGCCCATCTACCTGTCATTTGTCATGCTCCTGGCGGCCCTGAGCTGGCAGTACCTGAGCACCCTGTCCCAGGTCACAGAGGACTACGTTCAGACGGGGGAGCACTGA
- the FDFT1 gene encoding squalene synthase isoform X2: MEFVKCLGHPEEFYNLLRFQMGGRRKVIPKMDQDSLSSSLKTCYKYLNQTSRSFAAVIQALDGEMRHAVCIFYLVLRALDTLEDDMTISIERKVPLLHNFHSYLYEPDWRFTESKEKDRQVLEDFPTISLEFRNLAEKYQTVIVDVCQKMGFGMAEFLDKRVTSEREWDKYCHYVAGLVGIGLSRLFSASELEDPLIGEDTERANSMGLFLQKTNIIRDYLEDQREGREFWPQETWSKYVKKLGDFAKPENIDFAVQCLNELITNALHHIPDVITYLSRLRNQSIFNFCAIPQVMAIATLAACYNNQQVFKGVVKIRKGQAVTLMMDATNMPAVKAIIHQYMEEIYHRIPTSDPCSTKTRQIISTIRTQNLPNCQLVSRSHYSPIYLSFVMLLAALSWQYLSTLSQVTEDYVQTGEH, translated from the exons GACTCGCTCAGCAGCAGCTTGAAAACTTGCTACAAGTACCTGAATCAGACCAGTCGCAGTTTCGCAGCTGTTATCCAGGCGCTGGATGGAGAAATGCG CCACGCAGTATGCATATTTTATCTGGTTCTCCGAGCTTTGGACACGCTGGAAGATGACATGACCATCAGCATAGAGAGAAAAGTGCCGCTGCTACACAACTTCCACTCATACCTCTATGAGCCTGACTGGCGGTTCACGGAGAGCAAGGAGAAGGACCGGCAAGTCCTGGAGGACTTCCCAACG ATCTCCCTGGAGTTTCGAAATCTGGCTGAGAAATATCAAACAGTGATTGTCGACGTTTGCCAGAAGATGGGCTTTGGGATGGCAGAGTTTCTGGATAAGCGCGTGACGTCTGAACGGGAGTGGGACAAG TACTGTCACTATGTTGCTGGGCTAGTGGGAATTGGCCTCTCCCGTCTCTTCTCGGCCTCAGAGTTAGAAGACCCCTTAATTGGTGAAGACACAGAGCGAGCCAACTCTATGGGCCTTTTCctgcagaaaacaaacatcatccGGGATTATCTGGAAGACCAGCGAGAAGGAAGAGAGTTTTGGCCTCAGGAG ACTTGGAGCAAGTATGTGAAGAAGCTGGGTGACTTTGCTAAGCCAGAGAACATCGACTTCGCTGTGCAGTGTCTGAACGAACTCATCACCAATGCACTGCATCACATCCCCGACGTCATCACCTACCTGTCACGACTTAGAAACCAGAgtatatttaacttctgtgctaTTCCACAG GTCATGGCCATTGCTACTTTGGCTGCCTGTTACAATAATCAGCAGGTGTTCAAGGGGGTGGTGAAGATTCGGAAAGGGCAAGCGGTCACCCTGATGATGGATGCCACCAACATGCCAGCTGTAAAAGCCATAATACACCAGTACATGGAAGAG ATTTATCACAGAATTCCCACCTCTGACCCCTGTTCCACTAAAACACGGCAGATCATCTCCACCATCAGGACACAGAATCTCCCCAACTGTCAGCTGGTCTCACGGAGCCACTACTCGCCCATCTACCTGTCATTTGTCATGCTCCTGGCGGCCCTGAGCTGGCAGTACCTGAGCACCCTGTCCCAGGTCACAGAGGACTACGTTCAGACGGGGGAGCACTGA
- the CTSB gene encoding cathepsin B isoform X1, whose translation MWQLLATLSCLLVLTSARSSLHFPPLSDEMVNYVNKQNTTWKAGHNFYNVDLSYVKKLCGAILGGPKLPQRDAFAADMVLPDSFDAREQWPNCPTIKEIRDQGSCGSCWAFGAVEAISDRICIHSKGRVNVEVSAEDMLTCCGSECGDGCNGGFPSGAWNFWTKKGLVSGGLYDSHVGCRPYSIPPCEHHVNGSRPPCTGEGDTPKCSKICEPGYSPSYKDDKHFGCSSYSVSSNEKEIMAEIYKNGPVEGAFSVYSDFLLYKSGVYQHVSGEMMGGHAIRILGWGVENDTPYWLVGNSWNTDWGDKGFFKILRGQDHCGIESEIVAGMPCAHQH comes from the exons ATGTGGCAGCTCTTGGCCACCCTCAGTTGCCTGCTGGTGCTGACCAGTGCCCGGAGCAGCCTGCATTTCCCACCTCTGTCTGATGAGATGGTCAACTATGTTAACAAGCAAAACACCACTTGGAAG GCTGGACACAACTTCTACAACGTGGACCTGAGCTACGTGAAGAAGCTGTGTGGTGCCATCCTGGGCGGGCCCAAGCTGCCCCAGAG GGACGCATTTGCTGCAGATATGGTTCTGCCTGACAGCTTCGATGCCCGGGAACAGTGGCCAAACTGCCCAACCATCAAAGAGATCCGAGACCAGGgatcctgtggctcctgctgg GCGTTCGGGGCTGTGGAAGCCATTTCTGACCGGATCTGCATCCACAGCAAGGGGCGTGTCAACGTGGAGGTGTCTGCTGAGGACATGCTGACCTGCTGTGGCAGCGAGTGTGGGGACGG ctgtaacGGTGGCTTCCCCTCTGGAGCCTGGAACTTCTGGACAAAGAAAGGCTTAGTGTCCGGGGGCCTCTATGACTCGCATGTAG GTTGCAGACCGTACTCCATCCCTCCCTGTGAGCACCATGTGAACGGCTCCCGGCCCCCGTGCACCGGTGAGGGGGACACCCCCAAGTGCAGCAAGATCTGTGAGCCTGGCTACAGCCCGTCCTACAAAGACGACAAGCATTTTG GATGCAGTTCCTACAGCGTCTCCAGCAACGAGAAGGAGATCATGGCAGAGATCTACAAGAATGGCCCAGTCGAGGGGGCCTTCTCTGTGTACTCCGACTTCCTGCTATACAAGTCTG GGGTGTACCAGCACGTCTCCGGAGAGATGATGGGAGGCCACGCCATCCGCATCCTAGGCTGGGGAGTGGAGAACGACACCCCCTACTGGCTGGTCGGCAACTCCTGGAACACTGATTGGGGTGACAAAG GCTTTTTCAAAATCCTCAGAGGACAGGACCACTGTGGAATCGAGTCGGAAATTGTGGCTGGAATGCCGTGCGCTCATCAGCACTAG
- the CTSB gene encoding cathepsin B precursor (The RefSeq protein has 2 substitutions compared to this genomic sequence), with translation MWQLLATLSCLLVLTSARSSLHFPPLSDEMVNYVNKQNTTWKAGHNFYNVDLSYVKKLCGAILGGPKLPQRDAFAADMVLPDSFDAREQWPNCPTIKEIRDQGSCGSCWAFGAVEAISDRICIHSKGRVNVEVSAEDMLTCCGSECGDGCNGGFPSGAWNFWTKKGLVSGGLYDSHVGCRPYSIPPCEHHVNGSRPPCTGEGDTPKCSKICEPGYSPSYKDDKHFGCSSYSVSSNEKEIMAEIYKNGPVEGAFSVYSDFLLYKSGVYQHVSGEMMGGHAIRILGWGVENDTPYWLVGNSWNTDWGDKGFFKILRGQDHCGIESEIVAGMPCTHQY, from the exons ATGTGGCAGCTCTTGGCCACCCTCAGTTGCCTGCTGGTGCTGACCAGTGCCCGGAGCAGCCTGCATTTCCCACCTCTGTCTGATGAGATGGTCAACTATGTTAACAAGCAAAACACCACTTGGAAG GCTGGACACAACTTCTACAACGTGGACCTGAGCTACGTGAAGAAGCTGTGTGGTGCCATCCTGGGCGGGCCCAAGCTGCCCCAGAG GGACGCATTTGCTGCAGATATGGTTCTGCCTGACAGCTTCGATGCCCGGGAACAGTGGCCAAACTGCCCAACCATCAAAGAGATCCGAGACCAGGgatcctgtggctcctgctgg GCGTTCGGGGCTGTGGAAGCCATTTCTGACCGGATCTGCATCCACAGCAAGGGGCGTGTCAACGTGGAGGTGTCTGCTGAGGACATGCTGACCTGCTGTGGCAGCGAGTGTGGGGACGG ctgtaacGGTGGCTTCCCCTCTGGAGCCTGGAACTTCTGGACAAAGAAAGGCTTAGTGTCCGGGGGCCTCTATGACTCGCATGTAG GTTGCAGACCGTACTCCATCCCTCCCTGTGAGCACCATGTGAACGGCTCCCGGCCCCCGTGCACCGGTGAGGGGGACACCCCCAAGTGCAGCAAGATCTGTGAGCCTGGCTACAGCCCGTCCTACAAAGACGACAAGCATTTTG GATGCAGTTCCTACAGCGTCTCCAGCAACGAGAAGGAGATCATGGCAGAGATCTACAAGAATGGCCCAGTCGAGGGGGCCTTCTCTGTGTACTCCGACTTCCTGCTATACAAGTCTG GGGTGTACCAGCACGTCTCCGGAGAGATGATGGGAGGCCACGCCATCCGCATCCTAGGCTGGGGAGTGGAGAACGACACCCCCTACTGGCTGGTCGGCAACTCCTGGAACACTGATTGGGGTGACAAAG GCTTTTTCAAAATCCTCAGAGGACAGGACCACTGTGGAATCGAGTCGGAAATTGTGGCTGGAATGCCGTGCGCTCATCAGCACTAG
- the CTSB gene encoding cathepsin B isoform X2 yields MPGNSGQTAQPSKRSETRDPVAPAGCNGGFPSGAWNFWTKKGLVSGGLYDSHVGCRPYSIPPCEHHVNGSRPPCTGEGDTPKCSKICEPGYSPSYKDDKHFGCSSYSVSSNEKEIMAEIYKNGPVEGAFSVYSDFLLYKSGVYQHVSGEMMGGHAIRILGWGVENDTPYWLVGNSWNTDWGDKGFFKILRGQDHCGIESEIVAGMPCAHQH; encoded by the exons ATGCCCGGGAACAGTGGCCAAACTGCCCAACCATCAAAGAGATCCGAGACCAGGgatcctgtggctcctgctgg ctgtaacGGTGGCTTCCCCTCTGGAGCCTGGAACTTCTGGACAAAGAAAGGCTTAGTGTCCGGGGGCCTCTATGACTCGCATGTAG GTTGCAGACCGTACTCCATCCCTCCCTGTGAGCACCATGTGAACGGCTCCCGGCCCCCGTGCACCGGTGAGGGGGACACCCCCAAGTGCAGCAAGATCTGTGAGCCTGGCTACAGCCCGTCCTACAAAGACGACAAGCATTTTG GATGCAGTTCCTACAGCGTCTCCAGCAACGAGAAGGAGATCATGGCAGAGATCTACAAGAATGGCCCAGTCGAGGGGGCCTTCTCTGTGTACTCCGACTTCCTGCTATACAAGTCTG GGGTGTACCAGCACGTCTCCGGAGAGATGATGGGAGGCCACGCCATCCGCATCCTAGGCTGGGGAGTGGAGAACGACACCCCCTACTGGCTGGTCGGCAACTCCTGGAACACTGATTGGGGTGACAAAG GCTTTTTCAAAATCCTCAGAGGACAGGACCACTGTGGAATCGAGTCGGAAATTGTGGCTGGAATGCCGTGCGCTCATCAGCACTAG